The DNA window cTTCAATCGGTGAATTCAGCCAGAGATAGAATCATATGCCGGAAGTTATGGTCGAATTTTAACTTCTGATGGTCGACCATTAGCCTGAGGGTCGACCAAAGTTTTATTTTTGGTCGACCATTAGCTTGATGGTCGACTATTAGCTTGATGGTCGaccattagtttttttttaatttttaaattgatatTAATAATTGTCGAAAAtatgtaacataattgtgaaattaggATAGTTGTGAGATTATGATTCCGTGATTCATATGtaaattaaaacatataacataatgcAATTACGATTCATATTTTTTGTAAGATCGTGACACATGGCAATTataacatataacataatcgtGAAATCacgattcatatttttttaaatgtaacaTAGTTGTGAGATCGTGACACATGTCAATTataacatataacataattgtgaaattacaattcatattttttaaaatataaaaaaatgttgAGATTGTGATTCTGTGATTCATATGcaatttaaaacatataacataatcgtgaaattacgattcatttttgttaaaatgtaacataattgtgagATCGTGACACGTGTCAATTataacatataacataatcgtAAAATTacgattcatattttttaaatgtaacATAGTTGTGAGTTTGTTACACATGTCAATTataacatataacataattgtgaaattacgattcatattttttaaaatataaaaaaatattgagattgtgattctgtgattcatatgtaatttaaaacatatattataatCGTGAAATTAAGATTCATTTTTGTTAAaatgtaacataattgtgagATCGTGACACGTGTCAATTataacatataacataatcatgaaattacgattcatatttttttaaatgtaacaTAGTTGTGAGATCGTGATACATGTCAATTATTACATATAAATTAATTGTGAAATTacgattcatattttttaaattataacaaAATAGTGAGATTGTGATTCTGCGATTCATAGGTAAAttaaacatataacataatcatgaaATTAAGATTCATTTTTGTTAAaatgtaacataattgtgagTCCGTGACACATGTCAATTataacatataacataatcgtGAAATTacgattcatatttttttaaatgtaacaTAGTTGTGAGATTATGATTACGTGATTCATATGtaaattaaaacatataacataatcatattttttaaaatgtaacaaAATATTGAGATTGTGATTCTGTTATTCATATgtaatttaaaacatataacatagTCGTGAAATTACGATTAATTTTTGTTAAAATGTAACATAATTTTGAGATCGTGACACATGTCAATTataacatataacataatcgtGAATTTacgattcatatttttttaaatgtaacaTAGTTGtgagattatgattatgtattcACATGTTAAAACATATAACGTAATTGTGAATCGACCaagaaaccctaaaccctaaaccctaaagcACAGCGGTCGACCAAAAGCACAGTGGTCGACCAAAAGGACAGTGGTCGACCAAAAAGCACAATGGTGGTCGACCAAAAAAATACTAGGGAATTACATAACAAACAATGTTTGTCcaataattacataaaattgTCCGATACATCACAACAATGACCAATCATTAAGGAACATATTATAAGCTAAAAAATATCTAAACTCAGATACTATTCTATCATCTAAAGTTAGTACTAATTGCTCACTCTTCCTAGACAAAGAGTATCTAGCAACAGCTAACACAAATGCTCCGGAATCTTCActgtgaaaaaaaaaagaaaatgagaagtTATTATTTACTgtataattaaaaaaagaataatgaagttattatattttaaatagaaaGTTGACAACGTACTGTATAATCTTGGCACTGAATTCATCATGTAGTTTTATATTCCATGGCATCTCGGGGTGTGGGTTGTTCCCAACAATGGATAGCAGACGAGCAGCGTTTATAAGTATAAGCTCTATTTCCTCATTCAGATCTTTGAAGTTGGGATCGTGCCTTCGCTGCAAGTCATATATAATGCACTTATTCACCCCTGTAATGAGTTTTAGCAAAAACCAGCGCCTATCTCTGTCGACAGGGATGAGAATTCTTCGTGCCTTTTGCCACGAGAGACAAGGTCATTCTGGATCACTACCTTTCACTATCCTCACCATCCCCACCAGTTTCGTGTTGAAAACGTTATCTTTCTCTTCGGCCAATACTGACATCGAAGTGTAGAAATGTCTGTCCATCAACGACACATCTGGCGACATCACTTCAGGATGTCGGATCTGCATCTCAATCCACGGAGAGCTTCGTCGATGTGCTGAATTCAACAGAACAAAAGgttttcaatgttttaaaataagttTTCTACAAATTTAAAAGCTTTGTAAATGCTTACAGAGATAGTGACACGCGAGTTTGCGATTGCCATGGGCCCATAGAACGACTTCTCATATTCGGCATAAAAACCTCGAATCCTACTTGGCGAACGGTCGAGCATCGATGCCCTAACTTGCGCTAGCGAGTTGCTTATCTTCAAGTGTCACGGTCTCCGCAAGTGGCCTCACACCGTCATCTATAATTGCCCCAAACTGATGGTTCGCTGCGTAAATTGATCAATTGTAACaactttaatgcaaatatgaaCAATAAACAAGGTATAGTGTAAT is part of the Primulina tabacum isolate GXHZ01 chromosome 18, ASM2559414v2, whole genome shotgun sequence genome and encodes:
- the LOC142533855 gene encoding uncharacterized protein LOC142533855, which codes for MQIRHPEVMSPDVSLMDRHFYTSMSVLAEEKDNVFNTKLVGMRRHDPNFKDLNEEIELILINAARLLSIVGNNPHPEMPWNIKLHDEFSAKIIHEDSGAFVLAVARYSLSRKSEQLVLTLDDRIVSEFRYFLAYNMFLNDWSLL